CTGCGGCAGCCGAAGCGACGCATGCGCAACTCGGCACGGTCTACCGGGTGAGTGGGCAGGACCTCGGCAACCGAGCCGTGTGGAGCAAGATCGGACTCACGCCCATGATTGGCCAGAATGACGAGGCCGGCGAGGTGTTCACCATGCGGGACGCCACCCTGCTGAACGCGTTCGCGCAGGAAATGGGTGTTGGGCGCATGTCGCTCTGGTCACTGAATCGGGATCACACCTGCAGTGCAAATTACCCCGATGTCACGCGGGTCTCCGATGTGTGCAGCGGCGTCGACCAGGGCAGTGCGGTCTTCGCCGATGTTCTCGGTCAGGGCTTCGCCAACCGCGTCGAGGCGATCACGTCGACACCTGGCCCCCCGGCGGTGGAGGTTGTGGACAACCCGGCCACCAGCCCGTATCCGATCTGGTCGGAGGGAAACTCCTACGTCACGGGTGAACGCATTGTCTGGCGCGGGCACGTCTATTCCGCCAGGTGGTACACCGAGGCTGTGCAGCCCGACGACCCGCTGATCGCCGCGGTCGAGGCCCCGTGGAAGCTGATCGGTCCGGTGCTGCCGGGCGATCGACCGGCCCCTGTGCTCGTTGTTCCTACCGGCACCTACCCCGCGTGGGCCGCTGATATGACATACCTGAAGCAGGATCGCGTCATGCTCGACGGACGAGTCTTTGAAGCGAAGTGGTGGTCGTTGGGCGATAGTCCGCAGACACGACTTGACGGTGGCAGCAACTCGCCGTGGGACCTGCTGAATGATTCCGAGATGGAGAAACTTCTGAGTCAGTAGAGGAGCATCAGCGCGGAGCCGTCGCCTCCACGATCGCGATCTCCCGGGTGGCAGTGTCGTGGGTGGATTCCACCCCGGCCTCACGATCGGGGTCCGGCTCGAGAGCCCTGATCACGGTGATGGGCGTGGTGGGAAGGTGACCGTCCCCGGCGTGGCGCACCCGCAGTCGGGGAGACCTGCGCAGGTGCACGCGCAGGCGAAGCTGACGATAGCGAATCATCCAGAAGAGCAGCGTTGCAGCCGCGAGCAGGCCGGAGGCTGCCGCGAGCCCGAGCGCCCAACGGGGACCGAACGTGTCGGCTACCCAGCCCACGAGCGGTGCACCCAGCGGAGTTCCGCCCACGAAAATGGCCATATACAGGGCCATGACGCGGCCGCGCATTTCTGGTTGAGTTGATGTCTGCACGTAGGCATTGGCCGTGGTCATCAGAGTGATGGATGACAGCCCCACGAACGTGAGCGAGACGGCGAAGCTGGCGTAGGTGGGCATCACCGCAGAGGCCGCGCAGGCGACACCGAAGAGGGCCGAGCCCCCGACCACGAGGCGGAGGCGAGCACGGCTGCGCCTTGCAGCAAGCAGCGCACCGATCACGGCACCTACCGCCATGATGGAGCTGAGCAGACCAAATTCCGTGGCCCCCTTGCCGAATTCAATCGTGGCCATGGTGGAGGTGAAGATGGCGAAGTTGAGTCCGAAGGTGCCGATCAAAAACACTGCGATCATGACGACAACGATGTCGGGGCGACCCCGCACGTAACGGAATCCGGCCATCAGCTGGCCGCGTTTGCGGCTCGCTTTGGGTTGTGCGCGCAGCTGATGGGTGCGCAGCAGCATCATGGCGAAGACCGTGGCGGCAAAGGTGACCGCATTGATCATGAATACCCAGCCGGCTCCGACGGCGACGGTGAGCAGGCCAGCGGCAGCCGGTCCGATGAGGCGTGCTCCATGGAACGACGCCGAGTTGAGCGCTACCGCATTGGAGAGATTATCTTCGGAGACGAGCTCGGAAACGAAGGTCTGTCGGGCGGGAGCATCGATGGCCGCCACCACGCCAAGGCCGAGCGCGAAGAGGTACACGTGCCAGAGTTCAGCCACCCCGGTCACCGTGAGAATACCGAGGCCGAGGGCCAGCAGGCCCATGAGGGTCTGGGTGAGAATGAGCAGCTTGCGCCGATTGAACCGGTCGGCAATGAGTCCCGACCACGGCATGAGCACGAGCTGTGGCCCGAGCTGCAGGGCCATGGTGATGCCAACCGCCGTGGCGTTGTAGTTGGTCAACTGGGTGAGCACAATCCAGTCTTGAGCGGTGCGCTGCATCCAGGTGCCGATGTTCGACACCAGAGCGCCGGCAAACCAGATCCGGTAATTGACGACGCTCAATGAGCGGAACATGGCACTCAACTGTCGGCGAGCCCCCTCATGATCACCGTCGCCGCGGCGAGAGTCTGCCGTTGCTCGTCGCTCAGGGTGATCACGCGCTGGGCAAGCCAGGCATCTCGACGTTTGCGCGTTTCGCGCATCAGAGTGAGGCCGGCCTCCGTGGCCGAGAGCTTCACCTTGCGACCGTCATCTGACGATCCCTCCCGGTGCACGAGGCCGGCGATGACCAGTGCGTTCACCGTGCGACTCATGGACGGCGGGGTGACGTGCTCCCGGTCACTGAGCGCGCGCAGGGTGAGCGAGCCCTCCATGAAGAGGGCGCCCAGGGCCGAGAACTGGCCAGCACTCAGTTCGTTGTCGGGTTTTTCCTGACGCAGGCGACGAGCCAGTCGGCCATTGGCCACCCGAAAGTCATGGCTCAACTCGGCGACCGTGCTCTGGTGGCCCGGCGAATCTGCGGAGGGGTGAGGTGTCGTATCAATTAGCATGTCTAATTACCTTAGCTAATTAGCATTGCTAATTATTCCCCGGATACAAAAAAACAATGACGCGGCACGGGTATACAGGGCGTCAGTGATGTCATTATGGGTGCGTGCCTACATTTACGGATGCCTCGGGTCTCGTCGTGACGTATTACTGCTGGCCTGCAGACCATCCGGTCGGGGTCGTGCAAATCGTTCACGGTGTGGGTGAGCATGCCCTTCGCCATTCAAACCTTGCGCAGGACCTCAATGCGGCGGGGTACACCGTCTATGCCGACGACCATCTGGGACATGGGCAGACCGGGCTCGCCCAGCACCACGGTGACCGAAGCAAGATCGGCCAGCTCGGAGCTGGAGGCATGCGGGCAGCCGTGCGCGATGTGTATCAGTTGAGTGGAATCATCCGCTCGGCACACCCTGATCTACCGCTGGTGCTGCTCGGGCACAGCTGGGGATCGTTTATGGCCCAGATGATCGTCAACGAGCACGCCGATGATTACGACGCGATTGTGTTGAGCGGCACGGCGTATCGGATGCCCGGTTATCTCGATGGTGGTGACCTCAACCGCAAACACCGCAAACTGGGGACGACCGGCGCGGAATGGCTGAGCCGTGACCCCGCCGTGGCCGAGGAATTCGTGAGTGATCCCCTCACCACGAGCACGCCCCTCGCGAAGCTCTTTGGTGTGCGTGAGTCCGCGCGACTCTTCGGGCGCCCGGCGCGGGATCTGCCCCCTGACCTACCCATTCTCATGCTGGTGGGCAGTGACGACACGGTGGGCGGCGAACGCAGCGCGCTCAGGCTGCTGAGGGCCTACGCCGAACGGTCTGGTTTGCGCGACCTGCACCTCATCGTTTACGACGGGGCCAGGCACGAGGTGTTTCACGAGACGAACCGCGAAGAGGTGATTGAGGATCTGGTGGAGTGGCTGGCGGACCGTGTTCCGGCACCAATTATCCCGCCGAGCAACGAAGATTCCGACCTCAACTGATCACTGCGTCGCCCGGGCGGTTAGGCTTTTGTCATGCACGGTGAATATAAAGTTCCTGGCGGCAAACTTGTCGTGGTCGACCTCGATGTCGTGGACAACACGATTGCCAACTTTCGGCTGGCGGGTGATTTCTTTCTGGAACCCGACGACGCGTTGGAGCAGATCAACGCGGCCGTGACGGGACTCGCAACGGATGCCGACGCCGTCACCATCGCTGCGGCGGTGCGGGCGGCGCTGCCCGAGAACGCCGTGCTCCTTGGATTTTCCCCGGAGGCTGTTGCCGTGGCCGTTCGGCGCTCCCTCGTGCAGGCCAGCTCCTGGCGAGACTATGACTGGCAGGTCATTCACGGTGAGGCTGCTGCTCCGGTGTTACAGATGGCCCTCGATGAGGTGCTCGCCATCGAGGTGGG
This sequence is a window from Cryobacterium sp. CG_9.6. Protein-coding genes within it:
- a CDS encoding glycosyl hydrolase family 18 protein; translated protein: MSQRFPGRRLSGVRVGAVFVIAGLVTTGAYFGVNQLQDVQAASTGDSFFAGYVDVTAQPEFAFTPSSTGTGQSAMLSFIVADSTDLCSPSWGTFFGPGESGAGRDLDRRIAQYAQNGGEVAISFGGQANKELATVCTSASQLRKAYRSVVDHYDLETIDLDIEGRNLSDAQAGQRRAQAIAAVQAERASAGTPLAVWLTLPVSPTGLTEEGLVVVRQMLDAQVDLAGVNVMTMNYGGSRDASTTMFEASAAAAEATHAQLGTVYRVSGQDLGNRAVWSKIGLTPMIGQNDEAGEVFTMRDATLLNAFAQEMGVGRMSLWSLNRDHTCSANYPDVTRVSDVCSGVDQGSAVFADVLGQGFANRVEAITSTPGPPAVEVVDNPATSPYPIWSEGNSYVTGERIVWRGHVYSARWYTEAVQPDDPLIAAVEAPWKLIGPVLPGDRPAPVLVVPTGTYPAWAADMTYLKQDRVMLDGRVFEAKWWSLGDSPQTRLDGGSNSPWDLLNDSEMEKLLSQ
- a CDS encoding MFS transporter, which translates into the protein MFRSLSVVNYRIWFAGALVSNIGTWMQRTAQDWIVLTQLTNYNATAVGITMALQLGPQLVLMPWSGLIADRFNRRKLLILTQTLMGLLALGLGILTVTGVAELWHVYLFALGLGVVAAIDAPARQTFVSELVSEDNLSNAVALNSASFHGARLIGPAAAGLLTVAVGAGWVFMINAVTFAATVFAMMLLRTHQLRAQPKASRKRGQLMAGFRYVRGRPDIVVVMIAVFLIGTFGLNFAIFTSTMATIEFGKGATEFGLLSSIMAVGAVIGALLAARRSRARLRLVVGGSALFGVACAASAVMPTYASFAVSLTFVGLSSITLMTTANAYVQTSTQPEMRGRVMALYMAIFVGGTPLGAPLVGWVADTFGPRWALGLAAASGLLAAATLLFWMIRYRQLRLRVHLRRSPRLRVRHAGDGHLPTTPITVIRALEPDPDREAGVESTHDTATREIAIVEATAPR
- a CDS encoding MarR family transcriptional regulator; its protein translation is MLIDTTPHPSADSPGHQSTVAELSHDFRVANGRLARRLRQEKPDNELSAGQFSALGALFMEGSLTLRALSDREHVTPPSMSRTVNALVIAGLVHREGSSDDGRKVKLSATEAGLTLMRETRKRRDAWLAQRVITLSDEQRQTLAAATVIMRGLADS
- a CDS encoding alpha/beta fold hydrolase — protein: MPTFTDASGLVVTYYCWPADHPVGVVQIVHGVGEHALRHSNLAQDLNAAGYTVYADDHLGHGQTGLAQHHGDRSKIGQLGAGGMRAAVRDVYQLSGIIRSAHPDLPLVLLGHSWGSFMAQMIVNEHADDYDAIVLSGTAYRMPGYLDGGDLNRKHRKLGTTGAEWLSRDPAVAEEFVSDPLTTSTPLAKLFGVRESARLFGRPARDLPPDLPILMLVGSDDTVGGERSALRLLRAYAERSGLRDLHLIVYDGARHEVFHETNREEVIEDLVEWLADRVPAPIIPPSNEDSDLN